A region of Tigriopus californicus strain San Diego chromosome 7, Tcal_SD_v2.1, whole genome shotgun sequence DNA encodes the following proteins:
- the LOC131883184 gene encoding beta-1,4-glucuronyltransferase 1-like, translating into MLSIGPRFSLLIPKKRLTLALVVFTLILLYWNWHTPALQSRVGSRTVQSVTVGPIASIFNQVPARGCTYPRFIFTAQERFLAGGALGGQLGEDDNDDPTARARVGPNPQLQAGANYSVIYNFASPQPNANSFRLVHYDGNDTYTDEPADIEELIDEDHITYVTHATPEFLSTNLIQLLDHWPSAPLSVSVFAPGQDFCAATALISWLWTCEPRVRRQVSFHIIFPSDLANDIAVKTATEGIRILDANCDQAPVLSEETFRSRKLIPYPVNTARNVARSVVRTKYFVTSDIELFPSPNLSANFVKFLSTSAQAHKLLENPEKSPVAFVLPIFEIAKNVPYPKNKAELVKLYNKNESVYFHANFCRHCQRFPGLEEWVQPFKIRKDKKKRAKKIKAGESLTISIAHVSKREPPYDRWEPIYIGTQDDPLYDERLSWEGFQDKMSQMVELCLRNFTFAVLDNAYLIHKPGIKVKTSQDGKLTEPWRISFVERNEQVYQVLLKELADKYGGLGHCKRVEPSTST; encoded by the coding sequence ATGTTGTCCATTGGGCCTCGATTCTCCTTACTCATCCCCAAGAAACGACTAACCCTGGCTCTGGTGGTGTTCACCTTGATCCTCCTCTATTGGAACTGGCACACGCCCGCGCTCCAGTCCCGAGTTGGCTCTCGAACCGTACAATCCGTCACGGTTGGCCCCATTGCTTCCATCTTCAACCAGGTGCCCGCCCGGGGGTGCACCTACCCTCGATTCATTTTCACGGCCCAAGAGCGATTTCTGGCCGGCGGTGCTTTGGGTGGTCAGCTTGGGGAAGACGACAACGACGATCCCACGGCTCGAGCTCGAGTCGGTCCCAATCCTCAGCTGCAGGCGGGTGCCAATTACTCGGTCATTTACAACTTTGCCTCGCCCCAGCCCAATGCCAATTCGTTCCGTTTAGTCCATTATGACGGCAATGATACGTACACGGATGAGCCCGCGGATATCGAAGAGCTTATAGATGAGGATCACATCACTTATGTGACCCATGCCACGCCCGAGTTTTTGAGCACCAATTTGATCCAACTCCTGGATCATTGGCCATCCGCTCCGTTGAGCGTGTCGGTTTTCGCTCCGGGCCAAGATTTCTGCGCGGCCACGGCCTTGATCTCGTGGTTGTGGACCTGTGAACCGCGTGTCAGGCGTCAGGTGTCTTTTCATATTATTTTCCCCAGTGATTTGGCCAATGATATCGCCGTGAAAACCGCCACCGAAGGCATCCGCATCCTTGACGCCAATTGCGATCAAGCGCCCGTTTTGAGTGAGGAGACGTTTCGGAGCCGTAAATTGATTCCCTATCCGGTCAACACGGCTCGGAATGTGGCTCGCTCGGTGGTGAGAACGAAATACTTTGTTACCTCAGATATTGAGCTCTTTCCGTCGCCGAATTTGAGCGCCAACTTTGTCAAATTTTTGAGCACTTCAGCTCAAGCCCACAAGTTGTTGGAGAACCCGGAGAAGTCGCCCGTGGCGTTTGTCTTGCCGATTTTTGAAATCGCCAAGAACGTCCCGTATCCCAAGAACAAGGCCGAACTGGTCAAATTGTACAACAAGAACGAGTCTGTGTATTTTCATGCCAATTTCTGCCGACACTGCCAAAGGTTTCCCGGTTTAGAGGAGTGGGTTCAACCTTTCAAGATCAgaaaagacaagaagaagagggccAAGAAGATCAAAGCGGGCGAGAGTCTGACAATTTCGATTGCCCACGTTTCCAAGCGAGAACCACCCTACGATCGTTGGGAACCAATTTACATTGGCACTCAAGATGATCCCCTCTATGACGAACGGCTCTCCTGGGAGGGCTTTCAGGACAAGATGAGTCAAATGGTCGAGCTGTGTCTACGAAATTTCACCTTTGCTGTGCTCGACAACGCCTACCTGATTCATAAGCCCGGGATCAAAGTGAAAACTAGTCAGGACGGGAAATTAACCGAGCCGTGGAGGATTTCCTTCGTTGAACGAAACGAGCAAGTGTATCAAGTGCTGCTCAAAGAGTTGGCCGATAAATACGGTGGATTAGGTCATTGTAAACGCGTGGAACCTTCCACCAGCACGTGA
- the LOC131883187 gene encoding uncharacterized protein LOC131883187 gives MVDSSLMRETRPSSLRGSSAWISSEDLLTDGSSTDDDGDGACREDLSHLAERNAELFAIADNKMIWRLPNVFKSPIQCEPEIRKAGLLEVSSKVPQDLQNLSFTQHETTTPSLLAHSVEPEICWKPKRGSSFKAHQDLARKVLQYEAFVDRSQEDEKKL, from the exons ATGGTTGATTCGAGTCTAATGCGGGAAACGAGGCCCTCGAGTCTTAGAGGATCGTCGGCTTGGATCTCTTCCGAGGATCTGTTGACAGATGGCAGTAGCACCGACGACGACGGAGATGGAGCTTGTCGCGAGGATTTGAGTCATCTAGCTGAGAGAAATGCAGAGCTTTTCGCCATCGCGGACAACAAAATGATCTGGCGACTGCCAAATGTATTCAAGAGTCCCATTCAATGCGAACCTGAG ATTCGAAAAGCTGGTCTCCTTGAAGTCTCCTCAAAGGTTCCTCAGGATTTGCAGAACCTGTCATTCACCCAACACGAAACTACAACACCTTCCCTACTTGCTCATTCAGTGGAGCCCGAGATTTGTTGGAAGCCAAAACGAGGATCGTCGTTCAAGGCCCACCAAGATTTGGCGCGAAAGGTTTTGCAATATGAGGCCTTTGTTGACAGATCTCAGGAGGACGAGAAGAAGCTATAA
- the LOC131883812 gene encoding ubiquitin-like: MQISVRTWADQTFTLEVKPSDKIENVKSKILDREGFLPGEYSLVFNENQLEEDGRTLSDLNIQQESNVQMIEKMLRNRTNKLEGDVTVIKRDVSVIKRDVARILQRLDSMASSPWSQSS, encoded by the exons ATGCAGATCTCAGTCAGGACCTGGGCCGACCAGACCTTCACCTTGGAGGTAAAGCCATCGGACAAGATCGAGAATGTCAAGTCCAAGATCCTGGATAGGGAAGGGTTTCTGCCCGGCGAGTATTCGCTCGTTTTCAACGAAAACCAGCTGGAGGAGGACGGGCGGACCTTGTCTGACTTGAACATCCAGCAAG AGTCTAACGTGCAGATGATTGAGAAAATGTTGAGAAATCGAACAAACAAACTCGAGGGAGACGTCACCGTGATCAAAAGAGACGTCAGCGTGATCAAAAGAGACGTCGCCAGGATCCTGCAAAGACTGGACTCCATGGCAAGCTCTCCCTGGTCCCAAAGTTCTTGA
- the LOC131883185 gene encoding endoplasmic reticulum-Golgi intermediate compartment protein 2-like, translated as MVLRQRKNTNIQKVVQELDAFPKVPETFVEQTTSGASISVVTFLLVTSLLWSELAYFWNPGFRFKFTPDSDFESKLTINVDMTVAMPCDMIGADILDSTNQNTFSFGRLKEEPTWFELDHLQRNHFEAIQTFNEYLREGSHSIQDVLWKSGQSTFFGEIPPRRSTPEEPHDACRVHGSLSLNKVAGNFHITAGKSVPLMGGHAHLTAFMGPQDYNFSHRIDKFSFGSPHGGVIQPLEGDEKIADKNMMNFQYFIQVIPTEVQMVSGFTYPTYQYSVKEQLRPIDHTTGSHGVSGIYFKYDVNALKVLVIQDREPLWQFLVRLCAGIGGLVATSQMVCGLIQALVRFYCCPDIPEKKQSNVSGMKTVDLIPPQERVAPGAERHHPHAVTLDQVQKLIHDQ; from the exons ATGGTGCTAAGACAACGAAAAAACACAAACATTCAGAAAGTCGTCCAGGAATTGGATGCATTTCCCAAAGTGCCCGAGACCTTCGTGGAGCAGACCACTTCCGGCGCGTCAA TTTCCGTGGTCACTTTCCTGTTGGTGACCTCTCTGCTTTGGTCGGAATTGGCTTATTTCTGGAATCCGGGATTCCGTTTCAAATTCACCCCTGACTCGGATTTCGagtcaaaactgaccattAATGTGGATATGACCGTGGCGATGCCTTGTGATA TGATTGGAGCTGACATTCTGGACTCGACGAATCAAAATACGTTCAGTTTCGGGAGATTAAAGGAGGAACCCACGTGGTTCGAATTGGACCACCTTCAACGCAACCATTTCGAGGCCATTCAAACCTTCAACGAATATCTCCGTGAAGGGTCGCATTCCATCCAAGATGTGCTTTGGAAATCGGGCCAATCCACCTTCTTCGGAGAAATCCCACCCCG ACGGAGCACGCCCGAGGAACCTCACGATGCTTGCCGAGTCCATGGCTCTCTGAGTTTGAATAAGGTGGCCGGAAACTTCCACATCACTGCCGGGAAATCTGTTCCTTTAATGGGTGGACATGCCCATTTGACGGCCTTCATGGGCCCTCAAGACTATAATTTTAGTCATCGCATTGACAAGTTCTCCTTCGGAAGTCCCCATGGAGGTGTAATCCAACCTTTGGAAGGGGATGAAAAAATTGCCGACAAAA atatgatgaattttcaataCTTCATCCAAGTCATCCCCACCGAGGTCCAAATGGTCAGTGGTTTTACCTATCCCACATATCAATATTCTGTCAAGGAGCAGCTCCGACCCATTGACCATACCACGGGATCCCATGGCGTCAGTGGGATCTACTTCAAATACGACGTGAATGCCCTGAAAGTGCTGGTCATTCAGGATCGGGAGCCGCTCTGGCAATTTCTGGTGCGACTTTGTGCCGGCATAGGCGGCCTTGTGGCCACCAGTCAAATGGTGTGTGGTCTTATCCAAGCCTTGGTTCGATTCTATTGCTGCCCAGACATACCCGAGAAGAAGCAATCCAATGTGAGTGGGATGAAGACGGTGGATCTCATTCCTCCCCAGGAGCGGGTGGCTCCGGGAGCCGAGAGGCACCATCCCCACGCAGTCACCCTGGATCAGGTTCAGAAGCTCATTCATGACCAATAA